CTTCACTTAATTCTTCTTTTACCTCTTCAATACCCGCAACATCATCAAAGGTAACCTTCACTTTTTCTGAATCTACCATTCGAGCATGGCTCTTTGAAAAAGAGGTTACTTTGCTTCCACCACCTTGAAATTGTTGAAGTAAAAATATCCACACAATGATCAGCAATGCCGTTGGCAATAGGGATCCAAGAATCCTTGACCACCATGACGGTTCGGTAGGCGGTTTGGCATCAATATTAACATTTTGATTTCGTAGGATTTCAATCAATTGAGGATCTTCAGGAGCATAGGTTGTAAAATTCGTTCCATCTTTGAGATGGCCTAATATATTTTTATCCATAATAGTAACGCTCTCAACCTCATTTCCTTTAACCAAGTCAATAAACTCGGTATAAGTAAAAGCTTGAGGTGGTATTTCCTGTTGCATGAAGGAGGTTACTAATGAAACTACTATGATAAGAAACAAGAGATAAAATCCCATGTTTCTGTAAAATTTCCCACCAGGGGTATTATTCAGTTTCACTTATTTTTTCATCCTCCTCTGATTAATCCGACAAAGAAACATGATAAATATTCTCCTTTTGTCATTTTCTAAAATATATTTAGAAAGCTTTATATGGATGCATTCAAATAAACTGATTTTAAAATTATTGTAACACATCAAACCGTTTGATAATATTTTGGCTTCAACACAAAAATAAAAGGATAATTACGATATTTTTCAGCAAAATCTAAACCATACCCAACCACAAATTGGTCTGGAATAACAAAACCGGTATATTCAACTTCTAAATTCTTAACAATTCGTCTTTCTTGCTTATCTAAGAGTGCACATACTTTTAAGCTCGCCGGTTCTCTTATAGTGAGGACATCTTTCAGATGTTGCAGAGTAAGACCGGTATCAACAATATCTTCAATAATAAGAACGTGTTTATTGTGAATTGGTTTATCCAGATCTTTTAATATCCGTATTACTCCACCTGATTCACTGTCATCTCCATAACTTGATATTGACATAAAGTCAACACTTAAAGGGACAGAAATATTCCGTATTAAATCTGACATAAAAATAAAAGCACCACGAAGTATCCCAATAGCACGAATTTCCTTATCAACATAATCTTGGCTTATTTGTTGAGCCAATTGTTTTACTCGACTCTGGATTTCTTCTTGAGAAATTAAAATTTTATCGATAAAATCATTCATTTTTTCACCTCTTACCTGTCCTCATCGAGACAATAAAAATGCTTTTGCTATTTTCCTGAACTTGGGCTCTTTCGTCAAGTAAAATACCAGGTATCCAAAGAATCTTTTTTTGATCACATAATATGGGAACTTTTTTCCTCCAGTTTTCAGGAATACCTTGTCCATGAAAAATCGTTTTTAATTTTTTTTCTTTTCCATTTACTACTACTCGATCACCATTTAAAAAATTCCTAACTAATAAAGGTAAATCACATTTATCCAAGTCAATTTCACACCATAGAGCCTTCAGGTCAAACTGTCCCGGAATGTTTTTTTGAAAAGATTCGATGATTAAACCTATATCTTCAAATTTATTAATGCCCGGTATTTTTAGAATATAAGACCAGTTGGGAATATCTCCTAACAATAATTCCCCCCGGCGTCCATAGATATAACCATTGTCCACCCAAAAAGAAATCTTTTCCGGAAGCATAGTTTGTCCTTTGCCTTTTTTTATAATATATTCTAAGGCTTTAAAATGGGCTCGGGTTATATGGTAGGTATCCCCCTTGACCTGATTGATTAATTCAATAAGGCCCTGCCTTCTTTTAAAGTCAGAAGTTTTAACCAAACTGCTCACCGGCAAGCGAAAAAGACGACCTTTTTTTTCAATTGACCACTTCTCTTCAGGTATAATTGATAGAGATTCTTGGATATTTAATCCCATACGAAAAATTATTTCTTCAATTTTGGCGTTGTAATCCTGTTTTAATAAGGGAATTAGTCCATTACGGATCCGATTTCTCAAAAAAGATTGATCAAGATTAGTTGAGTCAATGACAAACGCAAGGTGTTGTTCTTCAAGATAGCGATGAATCTCATCAAGCGAAGTTCGTAAAAGTGGACGGATAAACTTTCCATTTCGAATTGGCATTCCTCTGAGGCCATTTATACCAGTTCCTCGGATGATATTCATCAGGATGGTCTCAACTTGGTCGTTACGATGATGACCAAGAGCAATTTTATCAGCTTTCCATAGCTCGGCAACTTCTTTTAGTTTTTGGTATCGAACCTTCCGAGCGGCTTCTTCTAAAGAAATAGATAGCTCCTTTTTGTAAGCTTTCACATCATATTGTTCTATAAAAATCTCAAAATTGCGTTTTTTTGCCCATTCAACACAGAAATTTTGATCCCGAAGAGCTTCTTGACCTCTTAAACCATGATTTAAATGAAAAAAAGCTAATTGAAATTTGAATTCTTCACATAGTTTCCCCAGAATATCGGATAATGCAGTAGAGTCGGGACCACCAGAAAAAGCGATTAAAACTCGGTCTCCCGTAACGATTAATTCCTGCTCTTGAATGAGTCGGGAAACGGTTTTTAACAAATAAGGATATTTCTTCATACCAGCGAGGGCTCCTGATAGGA
The Candidatus Atribacteria bacterium ADurb.Bin276 genome window above contains:
- the hpt_2 gene encoding Hypoxanthine phosphoribosyltransferase, coding for MNDFIDKILISQEEIQSRVKQLAQQISQDYVDKEIRAIGILRGAFIFMSDLIRNISVPLSVDFMSISSYGDDSESGGVIRILKDLDKPIHNKHVLIIEDIVDTGLTLQHLKDVLTIREPASLKVCALLDKQERRIVKNLEVEYTGFVIPDQFVVGYGLDFAEKYRNYPFIFVLKPKYYQTV
- the tilS gene encoding tRNA(Ile)-lysidine synthase; this encodes MKKYPYLLKTVSRLIQEQELIVTGDRVLIAFSGGPDSTALSDILGKLCEEFKFQLAFFHLNHGLRGQEALRDQNFCVEWAKKRNFEIFIEQYDVKAYKKELSISLEEAARKVRYQKLKEVAELWKADKIALGHHRNDQVETILMNIIRGTGINGLRGMPIRNGKFIRPLLRTSLDEIHRYLEEQHLAFVIDSTNLDQSFLRNRIRNGLIPLLKQDYNAKIEEIIFRMGLNIQESLSIIPEEKWSIEKKGRLFRLPVSSLVKTSDFKRRQGLIELINQVKGDTYHITRAHFKALEYIIKKGKGQTMLPEKISFWVDNGYIYGRRGELLLGDIPNWSYILKIPGINKFEDIGLIIESFQKNIPGQFDLKALWCEIDLDKCDLPLLVRNFLNGDRVVVNGKEKKLKTIFHGQGIPENWRKKVPILCDQKKILWIPGILLDERAQVQENSKSIFIVSMRTGKR